Below is a window of Magnetococcales bacterium DNA.
CCTGGACCTGAGCCAACCAGGTGAGGTGCAGGTCGTGCGCGAGGTGGATGGCGGTCAACAACGGCTGGCGATCATGCTGCCGGCGGTGGTCACGGCGGAGTTGCGTCTCAACCAGCCCCGTTATGCCAGTTTGCCCGCCATCATGCGGGCACGCAACAAACCCCTGCTGCATCTGACCCTGGATGATCTCCACCTGACACCCTCCTTGCACATGGAGATTGTCGCCCTCACCGAACCTCCGGCGCGACCGTCTGGACGACGGGTGGCCAATGTCACCGAACTTGTCGCACACCTGCGCCAGGCCGGATTGTGGCCATGAAGCCCCTGGTCATTGCGGAGTTGCGCCAGGGCAATCTGGCCCCGGCGACGCGCCATGTGGTCACGGCTTCGGCGCATTTGGGAGCGCCGGTTCTCCTGGTGGCCGGCCATGACTGTGCCGAAGCTGCCCGGGAGGGTGCCCATCTGGAAGGGGTCCAGACCGTCCTTCTGGCCGATCACCCTTCCCTGGACCGGCAGCCGGTGGAAAATCTGGCCGCCCTGGTCACAACCCTGGCCGAAAACCACACCCACATCCTGGCTGCCGCCAACACCTTTGGCCATGACCTCTTGCCCCGGGTGGCCGGGTTGCTGGGTGTGGCCATGGCCAGTCAGGTGGTGGAGATTCTGGCACCGGACAGATTTGTCCGCCCTCTGCATGCCGGCAACCTGTACGCCACGGTGCGCCTGCGTGACCAGCCGATCCTGTTGACGGTCCGTTTGAGTGCCTTTCCGCCCGCCATCCCTGGCCAGGAGTGTGCGCCCCTGGAGGGTCTCTCCGTGCCACCTGGAGGCAACCAATCCCGCCATCTGGGGTTCGACCCCTCCCCTCCATCTGAACAGGATTTGCTGACGGCCCGGGTGGTGGTAGGCGGCGGACATGGTTTGGCCGCCGGGGGAAATTTTGCGCCCATCCAGGCGTTGGCCAAACCCCTTCAGGCCGCCGTGGGAGCCACCCGTGCCGCTGTGGATGCCGGTCTGGCTCCCAATGACTGGCAAATCGGCCAGACCGGCAAAAGCATCGCCCCGGATCTGTACATGGCCATCGGCATTTCCGGAACCATCCAGCATGTGGCCGGCATCAAGGATGCCAAAACCATCGTCGCCATCAACCACGATCCCCAGGCACCCATTTTTGCCATCGCCGACTATGGCCTGACCGCCGACCTCTACACGGCCATTCCGGACCTGTTGCAATCTCTCAAATCGAAACAGATGCTTTTAAGCCCGGCGACCTGGTGTTGATTCCCTTTCCTTTCTCCAATCTTGCCTCGGACAAGAAGCGGCCTGTTCTGGTACTGTCCACTCCAAATCGGCACGGGGACTTCGTTGGAATGATCATGGCCAGAATCCAGGAGGAAGGACAGCGCCCTTCCTCCTGGCGAAAAATCAATGATCCACTCTGACACCTTTGGCCCAGGTGAAACCCATGGATTGGGTTTCACTGTTGTGGGACCAGGTTTCAGGCGAGGAATTGATGATGGTGTAGGTACCGGGCTTCAAGAGCGGGCATTTATCGTTCAGTTCCACCTTGGATAGCGACTGGGAACGATGCACATCCGTGGGTACACAGTTCACCAGCCAACTGGTCTTGCTGGCTGCCGTGGCACTCCACGGACCCAGGACGGTGCCGTCTTCATGACGCAAAGAGAGCTGACCGGGAGGTTGCCCTTTGCCGTTGTTCCAGTGATAGGTATGGAGGGCTGTCAGGCGTGTTGGCTGTTTGATGGTGAAGGTCGTTGCCCGGGGTGGATTGTTGTGAACGGTTGCCTTGGATGAGTTGTTGAGGACCCAGACTTCTTCACCCTGGCGTGCCAGGTTGCCCGGAAAATTGACCGGCTTGCCGGTTTGGGATTGTGGACCCGGAGGCTCACCAATGGAGGGCGGGGCAACCTTGCCGCTGGAGGAATCCGTGGGTTTTGTACTTTCAAGCTTGAAAATTTCCTGAATCTCGGCGGCAGCCAGGGGACGATTGTAGATGCGTACTTCATCCATTTTTCCGTCAAATACTTCATGGGCTCCAAACGGTCCGTCAGCAATATACAAAACTCCCGGTTTGTCGAAACTATCGTGCAACCGGATATCATTTCGCGTGAAGACTCCGATGCCATCGTAGAAGTAGGACACCATTTTTTTCCCATGATCGTAGGTAAACGCCACATGATGCCAGGAATTTACATGAAGGGGTATCCCATCCGACTCGACCCCCTCATGATGGTTGCGCATCCTCATTTTCGTATCGGATAGCCTCATCAACCCGAAGTCGATGCCATTGCCTTTCTTTTCAAAAAGAGGATGCCAATTGGAAAGAACCTTCGCATTGAACCATGTGGCCAACGTAAACGATTGCACCGGCTGAAATGCCTCAAACTTCATGCCGGCCTCCTTGCCAGATGGCGAAAAAACAATCGCCTTTTTGGCTGCCCCAAACCTGTCATCGGTCAGTTCCGCACCATACACGGTCTGCTGGGCGTTTCTGCCGCTCTCATCCTTGATGCTGCCGTTGAAAGGGTAATACAAAATCAAGCCATCCTTGAGATCCGCATGGGCGGTCCCCTGCAAGAAGGCTGCTCCCATACATGCTAAAACCATATAACGAATTTTTTTCATTTTGTCAGCTCCCCGCTTTGGTTTATAATTAGTTGCCGGTAGGTTTAGTCTGATACATTGGCTACGATACACACTCAATTGTCGATGTCAATGGGACGCATGCCCGTTGTTGTCCATGTCTGTCCTGTCCGCAACGTGAATGCGCTGCAATGGAACAAAATCACCTACCAAATCCCATCACATGTTCGAATGGTCGGCGAACAGGTTGGTGCCTTACAAATTTCCAGATGGAAATCGACAAACTCCCGAAATGCCTGCCTCACCTTCGGTTACAGACTCGCCGTGAAAAGTGCTGATCGGTTTGACGTCAGCGACACGCCCCACAAAGCATTCATCCTCGTCGCTGTACTCGATCCGGGCTGCATAGCCCTTGTGCATCATGGGGGTCATGACTTGACTCCAATTCGTACCAAAAATTCACGGGTGGCGCGGATTTGGTAAAATTTGGCCTCCTCGCTTGAATGCGGGCGATGAAAATCGGGTAGTGCCCTACGATGGCTTAACCGACTGCCACAGCACTCTCCATATCATCAATAAGATATCTGATTTTAAGCATTTTTCACCCATGCGCGTGACACTCCCTCGGGTAAGGAATTGTCGTGCAAACTCAAGGTGAATAGGTCATGCCATGGCACCACCAACTATCTCACCTTTCATCGTCGGGGATAGGGGAAGCACTGCCAAAACCATGAGATGATCTCCCCTGACGCAATATCTGGGCTAGATAACTCGGAATTATCAGAACATGCCGTCGCCCCCAACCTTGGAT
It encodes the following:
- a CDS encoding electron transfer flavoprotein subunit alpha/FixB family protein, with amino-acid sequence MKPLVIAELRQGNLAPATRHVVTASAHLGAPVLLVAGHDCAEAAREGAHLEGVQTVLLADHPSLDRQPVENLAALVTTLAENHTHILAAANTFGHDLLPRVAGLLGVAMASQVVEILAPDRFVRPLHAGNLYATVRLRDQPILLTVRLSAFPPAIPGQECAPLEGLSVPPGGNQSRHLGFDPSPPSEQDLLTARVVVGGGHGLAAGGNFAPIQALAKPLQAAVGATRAAVDAGLAPNDWQIGQTGKSIAPDLYMAIGISGTIQHVAGIKDAKTIVAINHDPQAPIFAIADYGLTADLYTAIPDLLQSLKSKQMLLSPATWC
- a CDS encoding LamG domain-containing protein, with the protein product MGAAFLQGTAHADLKDGLILYYPFNGSIKDESGRNAQQTVYGAELTDDRFGAAKKAIVFSPSGKEAGMKFEAFQPVQSFTLATWFNAKVLSNWHPLFEKKGNGIDFGLMRLSDTKMRMRNHHEGVESDGIPLHVNSWHHVAFTYDHGKKMVSYFYDGIGVFTRNDIRLHDSFDKPGVLYIADGPFGAHEVFDGKMDEVRIYNRPLAAAEIQEIFKLESTKPTDSSSGKVAPPSIGEPPGPQSQTGKPVNFPGNLARQGEEVWVLNNSSKATVHNNPPRATTFTIKQPTRLTALHTYHWNNGKGQPPGQLSLRHEDGTVLGPWSATAASKTSWLVNCVPTDVHRSQSLSKVELNDKCPLLKPGTYTIINSSPETWSHNSETQSMGFTWAKGVRVDH